One genomic region from Shewanella aestuarii encodes:
- a CDS encoding protein disulfide oxidoreductase yields MQKKQPLAQRIKTKAFWWVQLRDLSILLIVLFVISSYLQRNMVSGSAPPLKGITLSQQGFDISNINKPTLVYFWGTWCGVCKITSPMVNSVATSDDYRVISIAVASGSDTDIQTYMAANDLHFAVINQNQPTQDLSNQWGAHALPSIYIIDDKQQIRFVTSGVTFSWGLKFRLWLTSFY; encoded by the coding sequence ATGCAAAAAAAGCAGCCCTTAGCACAACGAATAAAAACCAAAGCATTTTGGTGGGTTCAACTGCGTGATCTTAGCATTCTGCTTATTGTTCTGTTTGTTATTAGCAGCTATCTACAGCGCAATATGGTTTCTGGAAGTGCACCGCCGTTAAAGGGAATTACGTTAAGCCAACAAGGTTTTGATATATCAAACATCAATAAACCCACATTGGTGTATTTTTGGGGAACATGGTGTGGTGTCTGTAAAATCACCTCTCCTATGGTGAATAGTGTAGCGACAAGTGATGACTACCGAGTGATCAGCATTGCGGTTGCATCAGGCAGCGATACCGATATACAAACCTATATGGCCGCAAATGATTTGCACTTTGCTGTTATTAATCAAAATCAACCAACACAAGATTTATCAAATCAATGGGGCGCTCATGCCTTACCCTCAATTTATATCATTGATGATAAACAGCAGATCCGTTTTGTTACCTCGGGCGTCACATTCAGCTGGGGACTCAAATTTAGATTGTGGTTAACGTCATTTTATTGA